The sequence AGCGGGGCGAAGGGGCGCTAAATACAAGAGTTACTAAAGACAACATTCTATAATCAAAAGGAGCGTATTTTCATGAAAATTGTAATTACCTCCGATCATGCCGGATATGATATGAAAGAACAGATTAAAAATTATCTTTTAGAGAAGAAATTCGATATAATAGATTTGGGGACTAATTCCAATGCTAGTGTCGATTATCCAGATTATGCCAAAAAACTTGGTGAAAAGGTAACCAAAGGCGAAGTTGATTTTGGCATAGGTATCTGTGGTACTGGAATCGGGATGTCAATCGCAGTGAACAAAGTGAAAGGCATACGAGGTGCTTTATGCTTGTATCCATTGATGGCAGAATACGCTAGAAAACATAACGACGCCAACGTTTTGGTTTTAGCAGGTAGACTTATGGGCATTGATTTAGCCATTTGGACGGTAGACAAGTTTTTATCGACAGATTTTGAAGGTGGAAGACATAAAAGGCGTGTCGATAAAATCGACGAAATTAGGTAAAAAGGACGAAAAAAGATGAAAAGTATCAGTTTTTCTAAGGGTATTGAGAAAGACATTAATATCAATATAAGCCATGGGTATTACAAAGAATTTTCTAAAAGATACGCATCTAAATACGGAACTTTGATGATAATCGATTCCAATTTGAAAAATCATTTAAATACAGGATCCGGTAACAATATCTTTTATGTAAAAGGCGGCAATGAAACCAAGTATTTCGATAAATATTTAGAACTGTGTAAGGTCATGGTAGAAGGTAGTTATAGCAATTTAGTGGTGATAGGTGGGGGTTCCTTGATAGACATGGCTGGTTACGTTTTTCATACTTTGGATTTTCCAAAAGGGACCTTCACAGTTATGCCAACAACACTGTCTTCTATGATATATTTACCCGTTTCGGGAGAATTCTATTTAGATATGAATTACACTAAGAATTTTTTGAAGGTGAGCGGTTATCCCGATCTAGTTTATATAGATCCGTATTTTTGCAAATTTTTAGATAAAAAAGATATGAAAAAACAGTTTTTCTTGGGATATATTTTGGGGATTTTGTTTGACAATAACTTTGCCAGCTTATCTTTGAAGTATTCTAAAAATTTCATCCGCTTAGATTTAGAGGATTATCTTTATTCTGCTGTTAAATTTGTTTTGTCCCTTTATTCTAATGATTTACCTTTTCCTGGGACCAAATTGATGAAATACATTGCAGATACCTCTGTAAAAGCTGATTTCGTTCAAAATGAGAGTTTGTCTTTTGCGTTTCTTGTGTATTTGAGTTTTAAATTTGGGTATATACATGAGAAAAATTTTCAAGAGATCTTTGAAAACATAAGAAGTTTCGAAGATTTGAAATCATCAAAAATCCAAAACATCAAGGCTAAAGTGAACAACGTACCTATAAGAGAAATATTACTAAAAGAGGACGGCTTTGTGGATTTGCTTTTGAATTTTGGAGAGCTGAAAGATCTCCTTTTAGAGTTTAAATCTCTTTTGAGAGGTGTATGAATCATGAAAAAGAATAATCCGCGTTGGTTCACAGTTATTTTAATTCTTGTTTTTATTTTACCTTTGATCACCTTCGCGCTGACAACGTATACTATATATTTAAAAAGTCAGATGAATAATCTTAAACTTAAAATTGAAGAGTTAGATAATACTCAAGTAAACATACCAAATGAAGTTGAACCAACTTCCAAATCTGCTGTGTTAGAAGATTTAGTTTTGCCACAGATTGAGATTGGGAACACAATGGCGAGGGTAAGTTACAATATTCAAGAACTCGATTATCAAGTGTTGCTGAACAACTCGGTTACGATGTTAAAACCATACAACAAAGGTTCCGTAAAAGTTTTTTACGATCAACGCGAGGTCTTTGAAGAGGCGTTGTACGCTTTAAACAACGATATATCTTACTTTATTTTTCAAAACGGGGATAAGTATTACTTGTATCGTTCGGATTTTTCTTTGGAAGGGAAAGAGGAAGAGCAGTACCTATTTTCCATTCAAATTTACCTATACACTACTCCAGCACCAGCTATGTTTCCTACGATGGCGTTAAGACAAGGGGGCATCCCCGCTTTTGTTTTCAACGGTAAGTTTCAACAGAGTAACGAAGATTATTGGGCAATACTCGTCGGTCTGTTTGATGATTATAACGAGGCACAAACATACTTGAAAAATATGAATGAGAAGCTTGTTTTTGATTTAACTGGACTGAGTATAGCAGACAGATTCACTAAAGGTATCTACTTTAGTGGAGTAGAAATACAATGAGAAAAAAGCTCCTTTTTCCGGTATTAAGTATAATTTTAGTTGTTTTGCTTGGGATTTTAACGGTTGATCGATATCACTCGGGTGAAGAAGGTAGACTTAATTCTTATCAGGAAAATAAAATAGACCTTTTAACCGCGTCAGTTGAAGAGTTGATCGAACTACCTGGAATCGGACCCGCCAAGGCACAAGCAATCCTAAATTATAGACAAGAGAAAGGTTTTAGGGAAATAGAAGACATTATGAACGTTTCTGGTATAGGAGAAAAAACATTTTCAAATATTAAAGACTATATTTATCTTTCAGAGGTTGTTTACGAAATAGTGGATGATAAAATAAACATAAATGAAGCATCCAGTGAAGAATTGGAAAGTTTACCGGGAATAGGAGAAGTGTCTGCACAGAAAATTATCGAATATAGGGCTATTAAACGTATAAGCTCTTTATATGATCTAAAGAAATTAGGTATTCCATCTTCTACGATAGAAAAAATGGAAGGGAAGATAGTATTTTGAAGATTTTCTTACACGTTTGCTGCGCACCTGATCTAACGGTTTCTTATAGAAAATTAGCAGAACAGGGATTCGAACCTGTTGTATTTTTTTACAACCCGAATATTTATCCACTTCAAGAATATTCCAAGAGATTGGATGAAGTTAAAAAATTAAGGGATATTTGGGGGTTCCAACTCTACGAAGGAGATTATGAACCTGATAAGTTTTTAGAAAGGATAAAGGGGAAAGAGAACAGCCTCACGGCAAATAAGGAAGACAGCCCTAAAAGATGTTATGAATGTATGAAGTTGAGGCTTGAAAAGACCAAAGCTAAAGCTAAACGATTGAATTTTTCTATCTATTCAACGACTCTTCTTGCTTCCCCTAGAAAGTCTCACAAGGATATTTTAGAAATAACGAAGAATTTGGATAAAGAAGAAAATCCATCTTTTAAGTATGTAAACTTTAGGTCCAATAATGGTGTTCATATGGCAGCACAAATATGTAAAACTTACAATATTTATCGTCAAAATTATTGTGGTTGTTCTTTTTCTTTGAACGAATCAAAAAGGTATGAAGAGGAGTCTAAGCAAAAAAATTACAAGAGTTTAGTTGAGATACTTGGAGAAGAGTTAACCCAAAAATATTTTACATTTTACAAAAAAGACTTGCTTAGAATTCCACAAGATATTCCAGCAAAGTTTTTAGAAAAGGTTGGATTGCACTTTTTGAAATATTTGAAACCTCAAATCATCCTAATAAAAAAAGAAATAGCCCAAGATTTTAACATCGTTACAAGTTCCAGATACAAGATTGATAACTGGAAAGGGAAAGTAATATTATGGTGAAAGAGGGGTAGTTTAGATTGGCTAAATATGATCTGCGAATCTCTGAAGATGGGATGGTGGCATCTTTAAAATTAATAGATGATGGACGACCACCTACTATTGGCGGAATAAAGGCTTTTCTAAAAGAAAAAGGTGTGGTAGTAGGGATAAAATCAGAAGTTATTGAAGAAATTGTCTCTGAACCCGAATATGATAAGGAATACGCTATTGCGTATGGAATGCCTCCGAAGGTTGGGAAAGATGCACAGTTAATCTTTCAGCAGAATATTGAAGAAAAACTTAACAATGAAAATAGCTATGTTGACTTAAAAGAAAGTAGCCAATTGATAATCGTAAAAAAAGGAGATACACTGGCAGAGATAATTCCTCCAACCAAAGGTGAATCCGGAAGAAACGTACGGGGAGAAAAAATCGAAGGTATTCAGGGAAAAGAGCTAAAACTAAAGTTAGGTAATAACGTTGAAGTAAACAACAATAAGGTAATTTCAAAGATAGATGGAAAGTTCCTCAGTAAAGAAACACCGAATGGTGAGATAAGCTTAGATGTTTCTGACGAACACAAGATAGAAGGAAACATAGACTACGCTACTGGTAACGTTCGCTTCCCAGGGAAGTTGATCATTAACGGGGATGTTAAATCGGGTTTTTACGTTGAAGCTACTTCTTATTTAGAGATCAAAGGTGTAGTTGAATCTGCTACGGTATTTTGTGAAGGAGAAGCCAAAATATTTGGAATAAAAGGTGCCGGTAAAAGTTCTATAAAGGTTAAAATCTTGAGGTGCAATTACATCGAAAACGCCAATATCGAAGCTGAAGAAGATGTAATAGTTAAAACAGCCATCGTCAATTCTAACATCAAAGCAGGAAAACATGTCATCGTTGAAGGTGGTACCGGAAAGATCTCAGGTGGATATACCTTAGCTACCAACCTTATAGAAGCGGAAATTTTAGGGAGTGAAATGGGTGTCAGATCTATCTGTGAAGTGGGAGTTTTACCTGACCTTAACGAAGAGTTAAATAAATTAGAACAAAAAATTGCCCTCGATATGGAAAATCTTAGGAAACTCAATTCTATAATCAAAGGGATCCAAGTCCTAAAAGAAAAAGGTAAAATAGACCAAAAGAGGTTAGAATACTACAAGAAATCTTTTAACACCTATAAAATGCTCTTATCAGAAGTAAGAGAAGATAAAGAAAAGCTGGAAACGATTAGAAATAAAATTCAATCATCTAAAGAATCTGCCTTTATCATAGCAAAAAAAGTGGTATATCCAGGAACTGAAATAATCATACACAAGAAAAAATTTATGCCTACAAAACCAATTACGAAGGTAGTGTTTCAACTCGAAGATGATGAGATAGTTCCTCACGGTTATCAAAAGCAAACAAATGTTCCCAGATAACAAACAAAACTACAGGGCGGAGCCCTTTTGCAGCCTTGTGCAAAAAGATTTTTTAAGTTTGCCGCAGTGTGCAAACAATGTTTTTAAATGATTTTGACCTTGATTTGGGGTTATTAAGGGGAACCCCCTTAACGTATGGCGCTAAAAAATAATTAGGAGAATTGACACATGTATCGACTTCTTAAAAAAATATCATTTCTAATTCTTTCCATTTTTTTTATAACTTTGAATATCTATGCCGGTAATTTAGATAGCTACGTTTATACTTTTGATACCGATGAATTATTAGTTTCATCCCAGAAGAGTTTGAACGTTTTAGGATTGTATTTAAAATATTATGAAACAGGTAACGAAGAATATAAAACTGCTGCTAATCAAACTAGGCCTTATATACTTTCTTCTTTAAAACCTGATGATTCAGCTGCGTTGAACGTTCTTTCTGAATACTATCCAGGTAATGAAGAGGAAAGTATCAATAGAATTAGGATATTAACCAACAATTACCCTGATTCAGTTATCGTTAATGCCATCAATGTTTTATTGAACTATGAAGTGTGGCAAAAATCCAAAAATATGGAAATATTTAATGAAATTTTAAGTTCCATTGATATAATAGAGGAGAATATTGGAGAAAATCCTTTTTCAATTTATTATAAATCGCTTTTAACGTGGGAAGGGGCAACCCTTCAAGAAAAAGAGAACATATTCAAAAATCTGGAAAAAGCTTATTCTTCTTATCCATCAAATAGAAAAATTCAAGAATTGTTGATAGTTCAAGCATTTGAATTAAGCAAGTTTGAAGACGTCAAACAGCTATCAACAGATTACGTAAATCTTTCACAAAAAGACGAAAGGATCATGTTTTTAATAGCCCTTTCTTATTACAATTTGGATGAAAAATCAGAATCAAGAAAAATTGTCGATTGGATTCTTCAAAATTCTAATAAAAAAGCGGTACTCTCAAAAAGTTATGAACTTTTGGGCGATATTTCTGAAACAAACTCTCAGAAGATAAATTATTATAAAACCGCTATCGATCTTGATCCTAAGAATGCAGAGGCTTTAGCTAAACTTGGAACAACTTTATATGAGAGTAATAAAACCAGCACTGACAATTTGGCAATTTCAAGAATTTATTTAACCAAAGCACTCATGTACGATCCAGATAATTCTGATATAAAACAAACTTTGAACGCTATAGATAGAAAACTAACCAGAAACAATTTCTTGACCACCTTGTTACCGTTATTTATAGTAATTTCAGCGATATTCTACATAGTATTCAAATTTGGGAAGGAGAAAAAAATTGACAATGACCAATCAAGAAGACAGCCTCACAGCAAATAAGGAATTTATCAAAGTGCTCGATAAAGGATTTGTTACTCTTGTTGATATGATGGGAGATGACAGATCTGCGGTTAGGGCTGCCAGAGTGTCACACGGAAAAGATATATCTACCGATGAGAAAGATAGAAAACTCATAGACTACTTGATGGAACATGGGCATCTCTCTCCGTTTGAACATATCACTTTTACATTTCATGTAAAAGCCCCTATCTTTGTTGTTAGACAATGGTTTCGCCATAGGATAGGAATGTCTCCCAATGAAATCAGTAGAAGATACACATCGAAAAACGTCAACGAGTTTTATATCCCGGATCATATCAGGGTACAAGATACAAAAAACAAACAGAGTAGTAATGTATACTTTGATGAACAATTAAAAGAGGAGACTCTTGAACTTATAGAAGAAGTTTACAAGAAAAGTTATGAGGCTTACGAAAAACTTATAAATATGGGTGTAGCAAGAGAAATGGCACGTATTATACTACCCGTAGGGGAATACACTGAGTTTTATTTAACTACAAATGCCCGGGCCTTGATGCATTTCTTGGATTTAAGGGCATCTTCACATGCACAATGGGAAATTCAACAGTACGCTAAGGCTTTGGCACAATTTTTTCAAAAAACTTGTCCGTGGAGTTATGAAGCATATTTGAAGCATCAGTACAAAGGAGACATTTTAAAGTAATTTTACAGTGGACAGAGCTTTTTTGCTGATTTGTGCAAAAAAGTTTCTTAAAACAGACTTTGATTTTGAGGTTCTTATGAGGTACTTAAAGGGCAAAGACCCTTAATACTTGGGGATTTTAAAGGGGTTACCCCTTAACGTTTAAGGGTGGGCTGCGGGGTATAAGGGCGCAAAAATAAGCTTTATAAATAAGCTGATGATTTTAGATGGGTCACAGGGCGAAGCCCTCCACCCCCCACTGGGTTAGGGGACCGCAGGTCCCTTTCTAAGAAGAGCAGGGAGCGGGGTATAAGGGCATTAACAAACTACAAAAAATTAGGAGGTTTTAATATGAAAAAACATTTTCTACTATTTGCTGTCTTTCTCATCACAGGATTCGCTTTTTCAATAACCCTTTTAAACGAAATTTCTTACAACGTTGACATATCTTATGCGGCAACAGATGTGGAAAGGGTACTAACAAATTATGGTATACAAGAAGGCTCCTATATTGGGGATATAGATATTAGATTAGCCCTACAAGAAATACTAAAGTCAGGTTATTTTACCTCTGTTTCTTACAATTTGGACGAAAATGGGAATCTAGAACTCATATTTAAGCCCAACCCTATTGTAACAAATTATGAAGTTGAGATCTTAGGTGATGGATTGATCGACAAAGAAAATATTCGTTCGTCGATCAATTTAAACACAAATATCCCATTGAGACTAAATGATTTTCAAACCTCCATGAAAAACATTCAAGATTTGTACATAAAAAACGGTTACCAATTCGTTGATATATACTCCAATCTAAAAATGACTGGAGATGAAATCACCTTAGAGGCAACGGAGATAAACAATAAAGAATATTCATCCGAAACATTGGTTTTCATCGTTAAGGAATATTCTCTCTGGGATTTAGAATTAAGGGGAGAATTATCCCAACTGGATAAAGAAGACATAAAGAAAAGAATCGGTTTTGATTTTAGAAAAGACTGGAACAGTAAATTCTTCTTGCTTAGGCCCAACGCAAAAGAAACCTACCCAAGTTTTCAAAAGGTTCAGAACATATTCAACTCCTTAAATCAAATTCCGTTTTTCTCAGCCGATACTAATTTGCGCTTTGAGATAACCGAAATAGAGGAAAACAAAGGTGGAGAGTTATTACTTGTTTTAGAAGGTAACTTACGAAAAGTAGTTCCCCAAGAGCCGGTAATAGTGAACAAAATATCTTTTATTGGAAATGAAAGTTTAGAAGATTTTAGATTGAATGAGGTTGTAAATGAGTTTGTTCCATTAGGAGAATCAGTGAGTAATTTAGACCTTCTATACGCATACGATAATCTTCAAAAGGTTTATTACGACAACGGATACATTTATACATTAATTACCCCTAAATACCAAGATGAGGAGTTAATATTTGAAATAACAGAACCAAAGGTAGGAGACGTTGAAATAACTCAGGAAGCAACCGCTAAAACTAAACCATACATAGTTGAGTCTCTGGTGAAGATAAAACCAGGCGAAGTTTTTAACCAGCAAAAATTACAAGATACCTACACATCCTTCATGGGAACAGGATTTTTTAAAGACGTTAAAATACAGCGCCTACAGCAAGCCGAAGATGTTGTAGGTTTTAAGATAACCCCTATAGAAAGTGAAAAACTCGGAAAATTAACGGGAGGTGTCACTTGGAGCTTACCAGAAGGTCAAGAATGGTATCAAGGTTTTACGGGTCAACTTGAGGTTCAATGGTTGAACCCTTTAGGATACGGGCAAACATTTTCTCTTAACTCAGATTTGAATCCTTTGGGGAATTACTATTCTGTTGGATTTGATTACGATGTTATTAAGTTGGCTGGTAGCAACCTTGATTTAGGTGCTGGCATACATTATACGGTAAGTGAAGATGGAGAGTATTATTCGAACATTGGAGAAGATGCAACGAACTATCTATCATTATCTGTTGCTCCAAGATACAGTATACAAGACTTCTCTTATATAACAAGTTCTTTTACCTACAATAATTACACATTGATGGATGAAAGTAATCTTAATGTACTTTCTGG is a genomic window of Petrotoga miotherma DSM 10691 containing:
- the rpiB gene encoding ribose 5-phosphate isomerase B yields the protein MKIVITSDHAGYDMKEQIKNYLLEKKFDIIDLGTNSNASVDYPDYAKKLGEKVTKGEVDFGIGICGTGIGMSIAVNKVKGIRGALCLYPLMAEYARKHNDANVLVLAGRLMGIDLAIWTVDKFLSTDFEGGRHKRRVDKIDEIR
- a CDS encoding ComEA family DNA-binding protein gives rise to the protein MRKKLLFPVLSIILVVLLGILTVDRYHSGEEGRLNSYQENKIDLLTASVEELIELPGIGPAKAQAILNYRQEKGFREIEDIMNVSGIGEKTFSNIKDYIYLSEVVYEIVDDKININEASSEELESLPGIGEVSAQKIIEYRAIKRISSLYDLKKLGIPSSTIEKMEGKIVF
- a CDS encoding epoxyqueuosine reductase QueH; its protein translation is MKIFLHVCCAPDLTVSYRKLAEQGFEPVVFFYNPNIYPLQEYSKRLDEVKKLRDIWGFQLYEGDYEPDKFLERIKGKENSLTANKEDSPKRCYECMKLRLEKTKAKAKRLNFSIYSTTLLASPRKSHKDILEITKNLDKEENPSFKYVNFRSNNGVHMAAQICKTYNIYRQNYCGCSFSLNESKRYEEESKQKNYKSLVEILGEELTQKYFTFYKKDLLRIPQDIPAKFLEKVGLHFLKYLKPQIILIKKEIAQDFNIVTSSRYKIDNWKGKVILW
- a CDS encoding DUF342 domain-containing protein; this encodes MAKYDLRISEDGMVASLKLIDDGRPPTIGGIKAFLKEKGVVVGIKSEVIEEIVSEPEYDKEYAIAYGMPPKVGKDAQLIFQQNIEEKLNNENSYVDLKESSQLIIVKKGDTLAEIIPPTKGESGRNVRGEKIEGIQGKELKLKLGNNVEVNNNKVISKIDGKFLSKETPNGEISLDVSDEHKIEGNIDYATGNVRFPGKLIINGDVKSGFYVEATSYLEIKGVVESATVFCEGEAKIFGIKGAGKSSIKVKILRCNYIENANIEAEEDVIVKTAIVNSNIKAGKHVIVEGGTGKISGGYTLATNLIEAEILGSEMGVRSICEVGVLPDLNEELNKLEQKIALDMENLRKLNSIIKGIQVLKEKGKIDQKRLEYYKKSFNTYKMLLSEVREDKEKLETIRNKIQSSKESAFIIAKKVVYPGTEIIIHKKKFMPTKPITKVVFQLEDDEIVPHGYQKQTNVPR
- a CDS encoding tetratricopeptide repeat protein, which produces MYRLLKKISFLILSIFFITLNIYAGNLDSYVYTFDTDELLVSSQKSLNVLGLYLKYYETGNEEYKTAANQTRPYILSSLKPDDSAALNVLSEYYPGNEEESINRIRILTNNYPDSVIVNAINVLLNYEVWQKSKNMEIFNEILSSIDIIEENIGENPFSIYYKSLLTWEGATLQEKENIFKNLEKAYSSYPSNRKIQELLIVQAFELSKFEDVKQLSTDYVNLSQKDERIMFLIALSYYNLDEKSESRKIVDWILQNSNKKAVLSKSYELLGDISETNSQKINYYKTAIDLDPKNAEALAKLGTTLYESNKTSTDNLAISRIYLTKALMYDPDNSDIKQTLNAIDRKLTRNNFLTTLLPLFIVISAIFYIVFKFGKEKKIDNDQSRRQPHSK
- the thyX gene encoding FAD-dependent thymidylate synthase; translated protein: MTNQEDSLTANKEFIKVLDKGFVTLVDMMGDDRSAVRAARVSHGKDISTDEKDRKLIDYLMEHGHLSPFEHITFTFHVKAPIFVVRQWFRHRIGMSPNEISRRYTSKNVNEFYIPDHIRVQDTKNKQSSNVYFDEQLKEETLELIEEVYKKSYEAYEKLINMGVAREMARIILPVGEYTEFYLTTNARALMHFLDLRASSHAQWEIQQYAKALAQFFQKTCPWSYEAYLKHQYKGDILK
- a CDS encoding POTRA domain-containing protein, translating into MKKHFLLFAVFLITGFAFSITLLNEISYNVDISYAATDVERVLTNYGIQEGSYIGDIDIRLALQEILKSGYFTSVSYNLDENGNLELIFKPNPIVTNYEVEILGDGLIDKENIRSSINLNTNIPLRLNDFQTSMKNIQDLYIKNGYQFVDIYSNLKMTGDEITLEATEINNKEYSSETLVFIVKEYSLWDLELRGELSQLDKEDIKKRIGFDFRKDWNSKFFLLRPNAKETYPSFQKVQNIFNSLNQIPFFSADTNLRFEITEIEENKGGELLLVLEGNLRKVVPQEPVIVNKISFIGNESLEDFRLNEVVNEFVPLGESVSNLDLLYAYDNLQKVYYDNGYIYTLITPKYQDEELIFEITEPKVGDVEITQEATAKTKPYIVESLVKIKPGEVFNQQKLQDTYTSFMGTGFFKDVKIQRLQQAEDVVGFKITPIESEKLGKLTGGVTWSLPEGQEWYQGFTGQLEVQWLNPLGYGQTFSLNSDLNPLGNYYSVGFDYDVIKLAGSNLDLGAGIHYTVSEDGEYYSNIGEDATNYLSLSVAPRYSIQDFSYITSSFTYNNYTLMDESNLNVLSGSAGYLYNSLDSPFRPHKGQYFQINGIGGVETSNANYYIGANTEGKLFYSFYKFTLGTRLKLGTVYNSNIDSNLHYQYNVGGMYSVRTSDFYAQEGENVLLFNTELAYELATGQVPLDLIAYFDYGSAQNDVSNLIGDGILSFGGGLRFTVPLLGQIGFGYGWNEALQGQVWFGFGQTF